In the genome of Shewanella glacialimarina, one region contains:
- a CDS encoding WcaI family glycosyltransferase → MKLFLKSLNYSPELTGIGKYNGEMCPELVKRGLDITAIVAPPYYPEWQVHKGFEAFSYKKQNIQGVSVLRCPLYVPKNVTTLKRIIHLASFAVTSALALTSRIFNKPDVIMLVQPTLFCAPFTLLYAKLTGAKAVMHIQDYEIDALFGLGMMGDGVAAKSVKAVERWLMRRFDAISTISYSMIENAKAKGVDAANIIHFPNWSDTEFVTPDTDGSSLKAEWGFSADDKVILYAGNIGNKQGLEIVLEAAKHFSLQPHIKFVLVGAGAYVDTLKANASKLQLSNVFFKPLQAWAKVPQMLALADVHLVVQRKGAADAVLPSKLTNILSAGGHAIVTAEAHTELGQIAAKYPNIYDCVEPENTDAFITGLNTLLSRDLTQPNSVARGFAVQFLNKNQIIDQFVSDLTALVRSKP, encoded by the coding sequence ACCGCAATAGTTGCACCACCTTATTACCCAGAATGGCAAGTTCATAAGGGTTTTGAAGCTTTTAGCTATAAAAAACAAAATATACAGGGCGTTAGTGTTTTACGTTGCCCTTTATACGTCCCTAAAAATGTAACCACCTTAAAACGAATTATTCATTTGGCATCGTTTGCAGTTACGTCAGCACTTGCTTTAACAAGCCGAATTTTTAATAAACCAGATGTGATAATGCTGGTGCAACCAACACTTTTTTGTGCGCCCTTTACATTGTTATATGCAAAGTTAACTGGTGCTAAAGCGGTAATGCATATTCAAGATTATGAAATTGATGCATTATTTGGACTGGGTATGATGGGTGATGGTGTGGCTGCAAAGTCTGTTAAGGCTGTAGAGCGTTGGTTAATGCGTCGCTTTGATGCGATTTCGACCATCTCGTACTCGATGATTGAAAATGCTAAAGCGAAAGGCGTCGATGCTGCAAATATCATTCATTTCCCTAATTGGTCTGACACTGAATTTGTTACCCCTGATACAGATGGCTCAAGTTTAAAAGCCGAATGGGGCTTTAGCGCTGACGATAAAGTTATTTTGTATGCAGGCAATATTGGTAACAAGCAAGGGCTTGAAATTGTACTTGAGGCAGCAAAGCATTTTTCATTGCAGCCACATATTAAGTTTGTGTTGGTTGGTGCTGGCGCGTATGTCGATACACTTAAAGCTAATGCATCCAAACTGCAATTAAGTAATGTATTTTTTAAACCACTGCAAGCCTGGGCAAAAGTGCCACAAATGTTGGCGCTTGCTGATGTTCATTTGGTTGTGCAAAGAAAGGGCGCGGCTGATGCCGTGTTGCCGTCAAAGTTAACCAATATTTTATCTGCAGGCGGGCATGCCATTGTTACCGCTGAAGCTCATACAGAACTTGGACAAATCGCGGCGAAATACCCAAATATTTATGATTGTGTTGAGCCCGAAAATACCGATGCTTTTATTACCGGTTTAAATACTCTGTTAAGTAGAGACTTAACCCAACCCAATAGCGTTGCACGTGGTTTTGCTGTGCAATTTTTAAATAAAAACCAAATTATTGATCAATTTGTGTCTGATTTAACGGCACTTGTTAGATCTAAACCTTAA